TATAGCCAAACTGTCAGTACATAATATAAAAAATAAAGGACAAAGAAAATGGTAAATGGAACAGCAATCCCGCTATATGGTTCACTCAATAAAGTCGTGAACATTTGTAAACCAAACAGAACATGAATTACACCAAGAATTCCAGGTACGAGAAAAAGAATCCCAATTTCTTTGCGTAAAGAAGCTTTTAATAAACTTTTACGGGTCCCTATTTTATTTAACATTGCATAGCGGCGAACATCACTATTGGCTCCAGATAAGATTTTAAACATTAAACAGCTTGCTAGCATCGTTAAAAAGGCAATGCCTAAGAAAAAGCCCATAAATTCAAAACCAGAAAACATCCCATTAAAAACTATATAGGCGTCCACCTTTTGACCAAGTCCACCCATTGCGGCAGAATCACTCAATTCTTTATTATTTATCGCTTCATTTTCGACTGTTAATTTTTTCAATTGTGGTAAAGCTGCTAGGAAATCCTTCACTTTTACCACTTGCAATTGTTTTACGGGTAAATCAAGTGATTCAAACCTTTCCTGTGCAACAACTTGATGTTCTTTCGTTTGTTGGCTAGGTAGTTCTAAAGAACGCAAGCCATCCATCGCCTGCACATCAGATGCTAATTTGTTACCATCGTATTTTGTTTTTCTTGCTGTATTTTTCTCATAAACTACAGCAGTTAAAGGTTTTGAATTAAATTGATCTTTTAGATAATAAACAGTTTTATCATCTTCTTTTTGCAAATACGTTGTATTTTCAATTGGTTTCAATGCCTCTACTTCATCTTGCGTCGCTTTTTGAGCATTATTTAATACTAAATCATAAGGTGAAGTTTTTTCAGTCATTTTAGGAATCTCATTGCGGAAACCTAACCCTACCGTCAACGCTCCTAAAGCTAATGCAAATAACATGGCTACCATTGACAACATCCGCGTATAATCTTGGATGCGGAAACTTAATTGGGAAAAGGTAAAGCCATTCAATTTTTTTAGAACTAAGTGGTCGGAACGTTTTAAAAGCTGTAAAATGAAAATTAGAACACCGTGGAAGACAAGATATGTTCCCAAAACAATCGTAACTAAAGCAATTACTAAGGCTGTCAATCCTACTTCGTTAGCTTGGGTCATCATCCAATACCCCACTGCTAAAAATGCAATTCCGCAAAGAGCTTCGATAAATAATATACTATTTTTTCGTTGGCTTTTCGTAGGAGTTTCGCTGGCTCGCAATAAAGTTAAAATTGGTTTTTTTACCATTGAACCTGCGTTAATCACCGCCGAAACTAAAAATAGAATGATGAAAAAGACAAATGTAATCAATAAAGCTTCGGTATTAAAGGGGGAAAAGTGCTGTACTTGAACATCCAGTTGTTTTGTTAATAACTGATTAACAACAACAGATAGCCCAACCCCAAATACGGAACCCACAACTGTCGCTAAAAGACCAATAAACAGTGTTTCTACAAAGATTAGCTGCGCAATTTTACGTCCTTTTGCTCCCAACATCATAAACATCGCGTAATCTTTTTGCCGCATTGTCATCAAAAATGAATTGGCATAAAGAATATAAACCAATGTAATAATAGCGAGTAACACTGAGCCAAGATGAAAAATCATCACGACAGCTGAAATAATCGAGTTACTTTCTAAAAAGGCTTTGTTTGTTGCCATTGATTCAAACATATAAAATATCGCCGAAGCCATTACTAAACCGGAAAATAGAACTAAATAATCCCGTAATTTTCCTTTAATACCTGTAAGAGATAATTTCAAAAGCATCTAAATTCCCCCTTACTGTTCAGCTAGAAGCGCTAAAATTTCACGATAAAATTCTTCTCGCGTCTGCTCATCTCGTTTAAGTTCTTGGTGAATTACGCCATCTTTAATAAACAAAATACTTTGACAATAGCTTGCTGAAAAAGGATCATGTGTTACTAATAAAATAGAGACACGATCTTTTACATTTAATTCTTCCATAGTATCCAATAAATCTCGTGCGCTTTTAGAGTCGAGAGCTCCTGTTGGTTCATCACCTAATAAAATAGTCGGTTGTGTAATTAATGCCCGCGCTGCTGCAACCCGTTGTTTTTGTCCACCGGAAATCGCAGCAGGATAGCTGTCTAAAATATGTGTGATGGATAATCGTTCTGCAATTTTTTTCACTCGCTGTTTGATTTCCTTAGGCTTTACTCCTTGTAATGACAAAGGAACTGCAATATTTTCTGCCGCCGTCATATTCTCTAAAAGATTGAAATCTTGGAAAATAAAGCCAATTTCTTCACTTCGAAAATCCGCCAATTGATTTCCTTTTAATTTAGTTACATCCTTTTGATTGATGGTAACATTTCCAGCAGTTGGTTTGTCCAAAGTTGACAAAATATTTAATAACGTGGATTTACCAGAACCAGAAGCCCCCATAATCCCAATAAATTCACCCTTTTCCACATCAAAAGAGATTCCTTTTAATGCTTCTGTTTTCTTTTGATTCCCTGTACCATACGTTTTTTTGACGTTTTTAATTTCTACTATATTTTCCATAACTTCTCCTAACCTAATTTTTCTTTTGCTGCATTGGGTACATCAGCTTTTGTGACTTCTTCATACGAAGTGACGCCCTTATTTTTATTCCAAGTTATTTTTAAATAGGCATCC
The genomic region above belongs to Enterococcus saigonensis and contains:
- a CDS encoding FtsX-like permease family protein, with the translated sequence MLLKLSLTGIKGKLRDYLVLFSGLVMASAIFYMFESMATNKAFLESNSIISAVVMIFHLGSVLLAIITLVYILYANSFLMTMRQKDYAMFMMLGAKGRKIAQLIFVETLFIGLLATVVGSVFGVGLSVVVNQLLTKQLDVQVQHFSPFNTEALLITFVFFIILFLVSAVINAGSMVKKPILTLLRASETPTKSQRKNSILFIEALCGIAFLAVGYWMMTQANEVGLTALVIALVTIVLGTYLVFHGVLIFILQLLKRSDHLVLKKLNGFTFSQLSFRIQDYTRMLSMVAMLFALALGALTVGLGFRNEIPKMTEKTSPYDLVLNNAQKATQDEVEALKPIENTTYLQKEDDKTVYYLKDQFNSKPLTAVVYEKNTARKTKYDGNKLASDVQAMDGLRSLELPSQQTKEHQVVAQERFESLDLPVKQLQVVKVKDFLAALPQLKKLTVENEAINNKELSDSAAMGGLGQKVDAYIVFNGMFSGFEFMGFFLGIAFLTMLASCLMFKILSGANSDVRRYAMLNKIGTRKSLLKASLRKEIGILFLVPGILGVIHVLFGLQMFTTLLSEPYSGIAVPFTIFFVLYFLYYVLTVWLYSGIVLKKIK
- a CDS encoding ABC transporter ATP-binding protein → MENIVEIKNVKKTYGTGNQKKTEALKGISFDVEKGEFIGIMGASGSGKSTLLNILSTLDKPTAGNVTINQKDVTKLKGNQLADFRSEEIGFIFQDFNLLENMTAAENIAVPLSLQGVKPKEIKQRVKKIAERLSITHILDSYPAAISGGQKQRVAAARALITQPTILLGDEPTGALDSKSARDLLDTMEELNVKDRVSILLVTHDPFSASYCQSILFIKDGVIHQELKRDEQTREEFYREILALLAEQ